In a genomic window of Strix aluco isolate bStrAlu1 chromosome 3, bStrAlu1.hap1, whole genome shotgun sequence:
- the SMIM8 gene encoding small integral membrane protein 8, translated as MSSIKPPNENETPKERKPGLRSVQTTMLFRAVNPELFIKPNKPVMAFGLIAITLCVAYLGYLHATVENKKELYEAIDSEGSRYMRRKTSKWD; from the exons ATGTCTTCCATCAAACctccaaatgaaaatgaaacaccCAAAGAGAGAAAACCAGGACTGAGGAGTGTTCAGACAACTATGCTCTTCCGAGCTGTGAACCCAGAGCTTTTCATTAAACCT aacAAACCTGTGATGGCATTTGGACTCATAGCAATTACCCTCTGTGTGGCCTACCTTGGTTATTTGCATGCCACAGTAGAGAATAAAAAGGAACTCTATGAAGCAATCGACAGTGAGGGGTCCAGGTATATGAGGAGGAAAACTTCCAAGTGGGACTGA